A single Brassica rapa cultivar Chiifu-401-42 chromosome A04, CAAS_Brap_v3.01, whole genome shotgun sequence DNA region contains:
- the LOC103863386 gene encoding histone H2B.8, translated as MAPKAAEKKPAEKKPAEKSPAEKRPKAEKKISKEGGSDKKKKKAKKSVETYKIYIFKVLKQVHPDIGISGKAMGIMNSFINDIFEKLAQESSKLARYNKKPTITSREIQTAVRLVLPGELAKHAVSEGTKAVTKFTST; from the coding sequence ATGGCACCCAAGGCGGCAGAGAAGAAACCGGCGGAGAAGAAGCCAGCTGAGAAATCCCCGGCCGAGAAGCGTCCAAAGGCGGAGAAGAAGATCTCAAAAGAAGGAGGAAgcgacaagaagaagaagaaagcgaaGAAGAGCGTTGAGACGTACAAGATATACATCTTCAAGGTCCTGAAGCAGGTTCACCCCGACATCGGAATCTCGGGTAAAGCGATGGGGATCATGAACAGTTTCATCAACGACATATTCGAGAAACTGGCGCAGGAATCATCGAAGCTCGCTAGGTACAACAAGAAGCCGACGATTACGTCGCGGGAGATCCAGACGGCAGTTAGGCTTGTATTGCCCGGAGAACTCGCGAAACACGCCGTCTCTGAGGGGACCAAGGCGGTTACGAAATTCACAAGCACTTAG